The following proteins are co-located in the Paenibacillus sp. JNUCC32 genome:
- a CDS encoding phytoene desaturase family protein, with protein sequence MLQYDVAVVGGGVAGLTAAIYTARAGKQTILVEKQERLGGRAMTHKKKGAYFNLGGHALYHGDALSTFRELGLQLPGGRPSVDGYGIWKGKLSPLPMGVKSLFTTPLLSWRGKMELGAWLAKLGKLDTQVYDKMSVREWIEGNVQDPMVRNLFYSLLRTASYVVAPDLQAAGPVLQQLKHALKGVLYLDRGWGAMVDELKQKALEQGVQIVTKNKVISVDHHEGKVRHVLCGDGMKIEANHIILATPPAVAHELVPHAEETALHTWKEQAVEVTAACLDVALRRLPEPKQQFVYGLDQTVFLSNQSRAAYLSEDGAQVITLLKYQGKEKDARRDLQELEETLDLVQPGWRNELVEKQYLPNITVCHDFMHLKRQENPGPAVPEIIGLYVAGEWAAHGELLVDAATASAKRAVQHILSLESEERTPNEHRVIV encoded by the coding sequence ATGCTACAATATGACGTTGCCGTTGTAGGTGGAGGCGTAGCGGGTTTAACAGCAGCAATCTATACGGCTAGAGCCGGAAAGCAAACGATACTCGTTGAAAAGCAGGAACGTTTGGGGGGGCGGGCCATGACCCATAAGAAGAAGGGAGCCTACTTCAATCTGGGCGGGCATGCCTTATATCATGGAGATGCCCTTTCAACCTTTCGCGAATTAGGGCTCCAATTGCCGGGGGGTCGACCTTCGGTTGACGGGTACGGGATTTGGAAAGGGAAACTAAGTCCGTTACCCATGGGCGTGAAATCTCTATTCACCACCCCTCTATTATCCTGGAGGGGCAAGATGGAGCTCGGTGCTTGGCTTGCGAAATTAGGTAAACTGGATACGCAGGTGTACGACAAGATGAGTGTGCGCGAATGGATTGAAGGCAACGTGCAGGATCCGATGGTACGAAATTTATTCTATTCGCTATTGCGTACGGCAAGTTATGTGGTAGCCCCTGACCTGCAGGCGGCCGGTCCCGTACTGCAGCAGCTTAAGCACGCGCTGAAGGGGGTGTTGTACCTGGATCGGGGCTGGGGGGCCATGGTCGATGAATTAAAACAAAAGGCCCTGGAGCAGGGAGTTCAAATCGTAACGAAGAATAAAGTCATCTCGGTTGATCATCACGAGGGAAAGGTACGGCACGTCCTTTGCGGCGATGGCATGAAAATAGAAGCCAATCATATTATTCTTGCCACGCCTCCAGCTGTCGCCCACGAACTGGTGCCCCATGCAGAAGAAACCGCTCTGCATACGTGGAAGGAGCAGGCGGTCGAAGTGACAGCGGCTTGCTTGGATGTAGCCCTGCGTCGTCTTCCGGAGCCGAAGCAGCAGTTTGTGTACGGCCTCGATCAAACCGTATTTCTCTCGAATCAATCCCGAGCGGCTTACCTGAGCGAAGATGGCGCGCAAGTCATAACCTTGCTTAAGTATCAGGGCAAGGAGAAGGATGCAAGAAGGGATCTGCAGGAGTTAGAAGAAACCTTAGACTTGGTGCAGCCGGGTTGGCGCAACGAGCTCGTTGAGAAACAATACCTTCCTAACATCACGGTTTGCCATGATTTTATGCATCTGAAACGCCAGGAGAACCCGGGTCCAGCCGTCCCTGAAATCATCGGGTTGTATGTAGCGGGAGAATGGGCAGCGCATGGCGAACTCTTGGTTGATGCTGCAACTGCAAGCGCCAAGCGTGCCGTACAGCATATACTCTCGCTTGAAAGTGAGGAAAGGACCCCGAATGAGCACAGAGTCATTGTATAA
- a CDS encoding 6-phospho-beta-glucosidase → MAAGLKIAVIGGGSSYTPEIVEGFIRNYEQMPIRELWFVDIEEGKHKLEIVGNLAKRMVKESGLPIEVHLTLDRRQAIAGADFVTTQMRVGLLAARKQDEHIPIKHGVIGQETTGPGGMLKALRTVPVILDICRDIEELAPNAWMLNFTNPAGIVTEAVAKHSKVKSVGLCNSPINFQKFLAAEYGVSERDVLAEFVGINHLHWVTSAIVNGEEKMPELLDGGKSYTAKNVPTFGWDADFIRSLGAIPTYYLKYFYMTDTMFADMKASLEKDGTRADVVSRVEEELFELYKDENLAVKPKQLEQRGGAYYSEAAVNLMTSIYNDRHDIQTLNVANGNIYDFLPADASIEINCVVTGQGPIPLAPQKVPSHVKGLMHAVKVYEQLTIEAAITGDRGIALQALVHHPLVPSVTVAKQLLDEMLEANKKYLPAFFKPEAVV, encoded by the coding sequence GTGGCAGCAGGATTGAAGATAGCGGTCATCGGGGGAGGTTCCTCCTATACCCCGGAAATTGTAGAAGGTTTCATTCGCAATTATGAGCAAATGCCGATTCGCGAACTATGGTTCGTTGATATTGAAGAAGGTAAGCATAAGCTGGAGATCGTGGGCAATTTGGCCAAACGCATGGTCAAGGAGTCGGGTCTGCCGATCGAGGTTCACCTGACGCTGGATCGGAGGCAGGCGATTGCGGGTGCCGATTTCGTGACGACCCAGATGCGCGTCGGCTTGCTGGCGGCACGCAAGCAGGATGAGCATATTCCGATTAAACACGGCGTCATCGGCCAGGAGACGACGGGCCCGGGAGGCATGCTGAAGGCGCTGCGCACGGTACCGGTGATTCTGGACATTTGCCGCGATATCGAAGAGCTGGCACCGAATGCGTGGATGCTGAACTTCACGAATCCGGCAGGCATCGTCACCGAAGCGGTTGCGAAGCACAGCAAGGTCAAATCCGTCGGTCTGTGCAACTCCCCGATTAACTTTCAGAAGTTCCTGGCGGCGGAGTACGGCGTGTCGGAGAGGGACGTTCTGGCCGAGTTTGTCGGGATCAATCATCTTCACTGGGTGACGTCGGCGATCGTCAACGGCGAAGAGAAAATGCCGGAGCTGCTGGACGGCGGGAAATCGTATACGGCGAAGAACGTGCCGACCTTCGGCTGGGACGCGGATTTTATCCGTTCGCTTGGGGCGATTCCGACCTATTATCTTAAATATTTCTACATGACCGATACGATGTTCGCGGACATGAAAGCCTCGCTGGAGAAGGACGGAACCCGGGCGGACGTGGTCAGCCGGGTAGAGGAGGAGCTGTTCGAGCTCTACAAGGACGAGAATTTGGCCGTGAAGCCGAAGCAGCTGGAGCAGCGCGGCGGCGCATATTATTCCGAAGCGGCCGTCAACCTGATGACGTCCATTTATAATGACCGCCATGATATCCAGACATTGAATGTCGCAAACGGCAATATCTACGACTTCCTGCCTGCGGATGCCAGCATCGAGATCAACTGCGTGGTTACGGGCCAAGGGCCAATACCGTTGGCGCCGCAAAAGGTTCCTTCCCATGTGAAGGGACTGATGCATGCGGTGAAAGTGTACGAACAATTGACGATCGAAGCTGCCATTACCGGCGATCGCGGGATTGCGCTGCAGGCGCTGGTGCATCATCCGCTGGTGCCGTCCGTGACCGTAGCGAAGCAGCTGCTCGATGAAATGCTGGAGGCGAACAAAAAGTACTTGCCGGCTTTTTTTAAGCCGGAGGCCGTGGTCTAA